CATTGGGTTCGTcgcatggtaggccttgactCGATGGGTGTTGGGATCCGACGTGTGCTATTGTCCACCACCGAGGACAACGGGGAGTCATTTCTTTCATGGGCCGAGAGAGAAAATGTGGCCTTGCGTGGGGAATGGCTGGTCACTCGCAGCTGGTTAGACGCAGGAGAGATGCAGGCGCTTCTCAAAGGACTTAtctcctttggccaaggCCAACATGCTGCGCAAATACTCAGCATGAGTCTGAAGCGAGGGCACGCTATCCAGACGACCACCTTCATTGATCTTCTTGCACTGATAGGGACCAGATTGGACCACGACGCGGCAAGTCTGCTGGTCCGTGGCCTTTGTGCCAACGCAGGGGATTTGACGTCACTTCTCCTGGAGCAGGATGACTCGGTGTGTCCACCTCTTCTCACCACGCAGCTCCGACATGTCTTGGAACTGTATGCAGTCCGCCTGTCCATCGAAATGAGGAGAGACAAGAATGAATGGGCCAGGTCTCCAGTTGACTGCGAGGACAAGCACGCACTTCAACATCGTCGCAATGTATATGCCAGCACAGTACGGCTGTTGATGACCGAGCGCCCCCGCCATAAACATGAAGTAGATACGTTCTTCCCGGGCCTGTCTGCCATCGTAATGGCTCTGCGGATTCAAGAGATGTCTCAGTATTTGAATCAGTTGGATGGCGATTTGAAGGAGATGGACTTGGTAATCAAGCGGGCAGAGCAACGGATCATCAAGGATAATGAAGAAAAACGAGGCGCGTTCTTGGCGCCCAGGATTCAAAAGTGGTTGCACCACCGCTTTCAACCCGCACAGGAAGACCCTCCCATGAGCATTGCTGTCGACAAATACCAGCGCGTGCTGAAGATACGGGAGAGGCGGCGGGCCATGTCACGGCTCCATATTCTCACCGAGCAAGTCGACCTACTCACCGAGGATGTCGCCGAATGTATTCGCACGTTTACCCAAATGACATTCGTGCCACCCGAGTTGAAAGACGACATTTATCTCTCTATTCGGTCGGTTAGTGTTGACTCGTGCGTCAAGCTGGCCCACAGACATTACAACTCGGACTGGGTGGTGGCCGCCAGGGAGCATAAAAAAATCAATACTCGTTTTTACGAGGCCGCTCTGCGCCGTGGCAAGTGGCTTCGCAGGGATGTCAAACGTCTGAAGGTCGAAGCCAACATTGCCATACAAGCCAGCCTCCGTCTCTCGTACAAGATCAAGACGACTATGGCCAGGTCACTTCCACCAGGCGCCGAGAGACTCGTGTTGAACGCATATGGGACATGGCGCAGGGTACCAATCGAGAAGCTGGCGCAGTACTGCATAGGCGCTTTTGATGAACCACCGCCAAGGGCCGAAGATACAGAGACGCGCCTTGTGAGGCCCGTGGCTAAATACTGGAACCGCAGGACATACCCCTTTCATTATCTGCCTAGCGCCTGAATTATACTTGGGGGACCAATGTATAAGTAATTTTCTGAGCATGTGATTTTTAGTTTGCTTTTTTAAGAGTAGACCTGGAAAGAGATCCATTTGTACATACAGACAATGTAAATATaggtgtttttttgtttcacaTCAAAATCCTAATGAGATGACGGTCTTCAGAGCCAATGGAAATATTCCAACTCTGTTTGTTTGTTACCATATTGAATACAAACCGTCATGCACCAGATATCAAGTTTAAAGGTACATTTCAACACCAAGCCTAGCTGCCAGTGTTTGGACCTTGACGGAAAAGCGGCCAATGCCGAGGGTTTCAAGTTGAAATAGAGAAAGTATTGATTTACACCTGCTATCCATCATGGTATACATGTCCAAAACAGCCCGGCATAAATGCCTCCCCGTTAAGACAACCCCTTTGTCACGCCAAGTTGGGGACAAGAGAAAACCCAAGAAACTAGCCCAGCCAGaaaaccaagtcagcctcTTCAAGCAGCAGTCAGCTCGGCAATCCTCCTTTCGATCTCAGGCACCTGCCTCAGCTTGGCCTCCAAGTCGTCCCTCTCGTCCTCCAGCTTCAGCCTCGTCTCGGCGTCCAGCTTGGTGAAGATGTAGttaccctggccgtcaaACTGCAGAATGCGGCTGTGGTACTTCCAcagactcctccggtggctGACCGTCATGAGCGTGACGCCAAGGGCCTTGGCGTTGTCGTACATGACCTTTTCCGTCTCGAGCGTGACGCTTGATGTGCACTCGTCCAAGATGGCGTATCGCGGCCGGTGGTAAAAGAGGCGCGCCATGGCCACGCGCTGCTGCAAGCCGCCGCTGAGCACGTCACGCcactcggcctcggcgtccCAGCCCTCGGGGTACAGGTCAACGAGGTGCTCCAGGTTGAGGATTTTGAGGACCTCGAGCAGATCCGCATCCGAGACTCCCTTGGCCCTCACCGTGCGCAGACCGTCTGGGTATGTGATCTGTTGCCTCAGCGAGCCGCGGGAGAGGTAGGGTCTCTGTGGGATATAAAAAATTGATGTGAAAGGTGGCTTGTACACAGTGCCGCCGTAGACGGGCCAGAGACCACCCAGGATACGGAAGAGTGACGATTTTCCGCAGCCATTGGGACCGACCACAAGAAGGTGATCGCCTTGCTTGAGCGAAAAGGAGAGGGCCTTGACGAGCACGTCGCCGTTGGGGGAGATGATTGGCCTATGAGGACGAAATATGTCTGTCAGTCACGTGAACGGGTCTCACTTGATTAAGGGGGAGAGAGGAGTGATGTACTTACACATCAATGAACTCAATGTCTTCACTCTCCACAACCTTACCACGACCCTTGAGCACAGCGGCGTTATCTTCGATACCTGTGGCAGATACCAGTTTCTTCTCGAAATGGCCGGCCTGGATGTCGTCCATGACATCGAGTAACGATGCCACACGTGACGTATAACCAGCCAACTCCATGATCTCACGGTATGAGAACATGATACGCCCGAACGCATCGGAGGCGGACAAAAGCATGCGCCTGTTTGTCACGAAGCTTTCGGTTCTGTCGCCCATGTTCATGGAGATATGTCCCGGGAGCTTGACGAACACCGGTACCGAACAAAGCAACAGGCCGAGGGCGCCCCAGAAGTACTTGATGACAAAGTCCTCCATGAATCCGTGGTAGAAGCGCCGGCGAAGAATATAGTTGACGTGCTTGATAAGTGTAAAGTAGCCCTTGTCGAGAGTGTTCTTCTCGGCCTCGTGGCCGTGGTAGAGTGCCACCTCCTCAGCATGATCTATGAGACGAGAATGTTGAAAGCGGAATTCACCTTCTAGCCTAGCTTCGTCCGCAACATATTTGCCGAATGGTGGTGTCAATGCTCGCATAACGTTGGCTGAAAGTTGCACAAGTAATGACATGAACACAACACCCTCGCCTCCAACGCTTTTTGACAAAGAGTGTGTATAAATAGTCTGCAAGTGGGAGTCAGTCCTGCCATCTTGCCACCGTTGTCCATTGCCACTTTTACATCGCCACATTCACTTACCATATCCAGCAATGGCTTGGCCAGGTTGCTGTACACCTCTGCTAAGCTGTTTGAGAATTTGGCGACGTCTACAGCAATGAGCTGATCTGGGTTCTTTATCCTGTCATCCAACGCCGAGATGCCGTAGAATGTGAGTTTTGAAAGATATTTGTCATGTATGTGTTGCGTTAACCTGGTACGGTACTTCAGCGACAGTTCTGCCTGGTGATAAGACAGCTATACACAGAGAAATCAGACCATACTGTTAGCATTGACCAATCTCGGAAATATCAAGCGAGGCCAGAATACGAACCATGGAGTTCGTAAAGGTTGCCGGGACAGCAATCAGCATCCACCAGACGATGCGCTTGAGGAACTCCTTGCCGTTGCCCTTTACGAGACTCTTCACGATTGCACCGTCCATGGCGGCAACCTTGAGACTGATCAACGTGCGCACCACCAGGAAGAAGCTGTGGCTGATGAGCAGCCTCGTCTCCTTGCTCCTCCACCCCGGGACGCAGATCCGGACCAGCTTGAGTAGAGAGCGGAAGAATTCGCGGTTCAGCTCCACCTTCTTCcgcttcttcttgcccttgccacCACTGCTCGAAGTGACCACCGCGGTatcgtcttcgtcgtcgtcggcgatACCCTCTGCGCCCAGAGCCTTGGAAGTGCCGCCCTGTTCGGCCCGCGCGGCCTGCTCCCGCTGAGAGGCGGCCTTTTGCTCGGCGACAGCGGCGCGGACGCGGTGTATGAGGGCGACTATCAGGGTCAGGTACACGGCGCGCGAGACCTGGGTGCGGTGGGCGAGGTAGTGTTCGGTGAGCTGGGCTACCACGGCGCGGGCCGTCGTCAGCGCCGAGGCTGCCGCCGGTCCTGGCCGCAGCGGCTTGGACTGCGCTGCCATTGTGAAGTTCCGGTCGGATCCGCTGTCGTCTGAGTACGCGAATGGGAGATGTCTAAGTCTAGCGTGCAAGCGGTTGCAAGTGCAATTGTGGTCTAGGTCGGCGAGTCAAGATCCGCGGGGGCGAACGAATCATCAGCCGGCGGCTTTATTCTGTCCCCTTCGAGATTGGCAGACAATAAGATAAAGACAGACGGGATAGtggtagaaaaaaaaagtaaaaaaaggaGGATTTAAGCCGAGAGTCGCCTTGTCCCGGTCGTCTGGGGTTAGGTGAACTAACTAGTTTAGCAGTTAGTAGGGACCATAGCGGCAGCTACTGTATTGTATATAGGATGCGATTCATCCGATTTGGAGCCAAGTTCAAGGTAGGAGAAGTGCTTTCGTGTCTAATGTTGCTGACGGCACGCACTGTCTGTCACTGGGCTACATGTAGTAGTAATAGCAATAGCGACAAGCAAGCAGCAAACAGTAGTGTGATGGATGGCAagtcaggcaggcaggcaggcaatgGAGTTCCAGAAATTAAGGTACAAGCAAAAGCCGTTACGTTACGCACGTTCAATTCCCTCGGTCCAAATATGGTCAGTCGCAACTGGTCGCGCTTTCTTGGTCCGCCGGGGGCCCCACGCATTCGCGGAACCCGGGGATTCCAATGTCAGAGTAGAGACATGTGATTGTCTGGGGGTGGATCGAGCTTACCTATTGTGGGGACCACTATGACCACTGAGGCTTtcgtggctggtagagctCGGGCGGTGGCGTGTAGCAATAGCCTCGACAAACCCTGTAGTAAAACCAGACGCATTGCTGAAGTGCTTCAGCCACAGAGGAAGCTAATTAATATTACCTGTTCGCTCAAAACGGTTACTCAGTCACTCATAAAGCATCTTTACTTAGATTCAGTCAACCAAGTCATACCCTATCAATCTGATCGCTAGGATCTCACTGCTTATTATAGCTGGTAGAAACCTGATCAAAAGACGCCTGTTCAATGCCCACCGTCCATTATGCTTAATAATTCTGGCCTCATCGGGGTGCTGTTGACCATGTGTGCATTTGCACCCCACGTAGCTGCCAATGTCGAAAAGACAATATTCCTTGGCCCCGAGACCATCAACGTCCCCCATCAGAGGCCGACCATCACAGATCTTGGTCTCGAGGTTTTGAGTCCGGAAAGCGCCGAGACTCGGGCGATCCGGACTTATCTGGAGGCAGAATTTCCCGGAAAGGACGATCAAGGTCCCCGCAAGGGCAAGACGACATGGCTTTTGCTCGACAACTTGAAGCCCGGCCAGCGTTACGAGGTTCGCGTGTGCTGGAAGGCAACTGTGCGTATAATCTCTCTGGGCTGGGCCTTGTATATGAGAATCAGTATTAAATCAAAATTGTTATAGCAACCGACATCATTCAATCTCAAGACTCATGAGGTCCCAGTGGTGTGGGATACTCCCGAGCTGATTTCATCACTATCAGAGTATTCAACCACGAGGCTAGAGAAAAGATCCACCCAGGAGGGAGAGGAACCTGTGCAGCCAGGCCGAAAAGCTACTGAGCGGCGGGGAGAGCACGAGGCCTCAGTGCTATTGCTCGAAATACTCGCAGCCGCCGATTACTTCACCGACGATGCGAATCTCATGGAGAAAGTCGAACCGGTGCATGTCGACATCATCTTGGATCCATACGTCTTCAACGTTCTACCGCGCTCCCTCATCCCGACGGTTCTCTATGTACTGGTTGTAGCGATCGTATTTTGGCTGGTTGCTCGCAGAATGGCGGCAGGATTTCGCGAATTCGCTTCCGAGAAAGCTAAttctgagaaaaaaaaggaatgaTACCAAACagtggacaaaaaaaaatgaaacccCCAAAAGCCAGTATCTGCATATGGCTCATTTATCCACATCAGATACACAGGATAAAACTAATCCTCCTTGATAGAAGTGTAGGGGAAAATGCATCTTATAAGCATGACTTAGCTACCGGCGCACCTGTTTCCTTGCTCATGAGTATACCTATGACTCACACCACCACCCACCACCCACCACCCTACTTACCGGGATAGCCGTCAGATTTACCGGTGGGGTATTCGAACTGAAAGAAATATATGCGGTCAATTATGGGAAATGTAAATCATAAGACCTGATAGATCCTGGAAGCATCTTTTGTCGTATCATGAGGTTGGATCTATTCATGCACTCGCCCAATGTGTTCCTACTGCCTCGCAATGAACGCAACCGGGAGGATCAGCAAGGCAACTAACTCACTGGGCCTGGGCGAGATCGGAGGAGTCTAGAATCTGAGGTCATTTCCGGGCCGAATATCAGCTGCAACCGAGGagcaaaaaacaaaatcaaAAAACACCCGTACTCTGGAGCTGATAGCAGAACTCTGGGCATCTTCAAGCGGCAAAAGACCCCTCAACAACGGCAAAATCTTGTAGACAGATGTTTCGTGGTATGTCCGGAAATTGACTCTCCGGTAAAGAAGCTTTAAAGACTGCGTAGGAAAAGAATACGTTGCAAATGA
The Pyricularia oryzae 70-15 chromosome 1, whole genome shotgun sequence DNA segment above includes these coding regions:
- a CDS encoding ATP-binding cassette protein; the protein is MAAQSKPLRPGPAAASALTTARAVVAQLTEHYLAHRTQVSRAVYLTLIVALIHRVRAAVAEQKAASQREQAARAEQGGTSKALGAEGIADDDEDDTAVVTSSSGGKGKKKRKKVELNREFFRSLLKLVRICVPGWRSKETRLLISHSFFLVVRTLISLKVAAMDGAIVKSLVKGNGKEFLKRIVWWMLIAVPATFTNSMLSYHQAELSLKYRTRLTQHIHDKYLSKLTFYGISALDDRIKNPDQLIAVDVAKFSNSLAEVYSNLAKPLLDMTIYTHSLSKSVGGEGVVFMSLLVQLSANVMRALTPPFGKYVADEARLEGEFRFQHSRLIDHAEEVALYHGHEAEKNTLDKGYFTLIKHVNYILRRRFYHGFMEDFVIKYFWGALGLLLCSVPVFVKLPGHISMNMGDRTESFVTNRRMLLSASDAFGRIMFSYREIMELAGYTSRVASLLDVMDDIQAGHFEKKLVSATGIEDNAAVLKGRGKVVESEDIEFIDVPIISPNGDVLVKALSFSLKQGDHLLVVGPNGCGKSSLFRILGGLWPVYGGTVYKPPFTSIFYIPQRPYLSRGSLRQQITYPDGLRTVRAKGVSDADLLEVLKILNLEHLVDLYPEGWDAEAEWRDVLSGGLQQRVAMARLFYHRPRYAILDECTSSVTLETEKVMYDNAKALGVTLMTVSHRRSLWKYHSRILQFDGQGNYIFTKLDAETRLKLEDERDDLEAKLRQVPEIERRIAELTAA